A genomic region of Miscanthus floridulus cultivar M001 chromosome 3, ASM1932011v1, whole genome shotgun sequence contains the following coding sequences:
- the LOC136544664 gene encoding uncharacterized protein, whose translation MDTEATPLPPPPPLRMRFTVAKRLSPHSSQKWPADELPLAPLKALKASPGSSAHWVVEAQAAIQRGAASARVDPKEPAAQGGATEATPTQMRVGVLLPRGSEAHKSDGAGVPLVAEAPGVSKAEATEDRALKTAESAVAAVGVSASSEATMAEAGAPEATKAIVMAARPSIQEAEMKAAEASVVPLVQGSPLL comes from the exons atggatacggaggcgacgcctctgccaccgcctccaccgttgcggatgaggtttaccgtggcgaagcggttgtcGCCCCattcaag tcaaAAATGGCCTGCGGACGAGCTCCCCttagcgccccttaaggcgctcaaggcgagccctggctcctctgcccactgggtggtggaggcacaagccgctatccaacgtggtgcggcgtcggcgagggttgacccgaaggagccggccgcccaaggaggggctaccgaggccACCCCTACGCAAATGAGGGTGGGAGTGCTTCTGCCCCGCGGGAGTGAGGCTCACaagtcggatggggccggcgtgcccttggttgccgaggcccccggtGTCTCCAAGGCTGAGGCAACGGAGGACAGGGCGCTCAAGACCGCCGAGAGCGCAGTGGCCGCGGTCGGTGTTTCTGCGtcctccgaggccacgatggcggaggctggagcccccgaggCCACCAAGGCCATCGTAATGGCGGCAAGGCCGTCTATCCaagaggcggagatgaaggcggcggaggcctcagtggtgcccttggttcaggggtcGCCGCTGTTGTGA